Proteins encoded by one window of Haliotis asinina isolate JCU_RB_2024 chromosome 6, JCU_Hal_asi_v2, whole genome shotgun sequence:
- the LOC137288048 gene encoding uncharacterized protein isoform X2 has protein sequence MHVEQAFVICLHYFLAVYGVMSGNRCIQDLSKSPTVQLQCPDGEWIHVMQELYGDGDAATCRVKDNNACNRLQTSSQNGLVVNCNGKQSCREVIGVQPINNCNITDATAEVKYNCIKDSMKMCNPRIRRVHGSVYLHSPGFPDSVGVNSSCVVRITGHTVEVTLVEQRLKSGMLNVSGRGEDGRRLWTNMNVNQYNRVLPGPAAEIVIVYDNHDQNGSNLWIRVADSGQMTITISGERRDASTIKATVAASMMTVTSTGGLTIHSTGNTATQRSSKSTMVSTAVSTTDKSKSTMAETVTGHPKTRTTATALTTPKSATVIATNMTTKDGKASFAITPSPEPGRIILVASAVSGCVVTILIVVIAIALCRKHMKKSRSHETPGKGDFKRPLELSPMNPEKHQYGFGQNETCNQHSVLDPEFAAGNGEPINTEPRHRAMCSGKNTQALYANAVPLGSAVDMYDNSKLIVMNSEADPNVISDPNGSRADSDHQGICAITENDLYHGGFADLREAMVDNVVYDKFDLVRDKEYVQDESDTSPNNTIQALTNICEMIENDVYDGTPHAANENNEDDLNDGGLETSEGMVDNGLYNKFDFDRTKDSLLDESDACLNHVQVSWKDGMVENDVYERGPPHLDDPVGSMADTDNPVGDLNDWGVETSEGMVDNGLHDKFDFDREKESLQDESDTSPNHGKLFWKDGMVENDVYERGPP, from the exons ATGCATGTTGAACAAGCGTTTGTGATCTGTCTGCATTACTTCTTGGCTGTATACG gcgtCATGTCTGGAAACAGATGTATACAGGACTTGTCGAAAAGCCCTACAGTACAGCTTCAGTGTCCTGACGGTGAATGGATACATGTCATGCAGGAGTTGTATGGAGATGGAGATGCAGCGACATGTCGTGTGAAAGATAATAACGCTTGTAATAGGCTCCAGACCAGCAGCCAGAATGGTCTTGTCGTCAACTGTAATGGGAAACAGTCATGTCGTGAAGTCATTGGGGTACAACCAATCAACAACTGTAATATTACAGATGCTACTGCTGAAGTAAAGTACAACTGTATCAAAG ATAGTATGAAAATGTGTAATCCACGCATAAGAAGAGTACATGGGTCGGTGTACCTCCATTCTCCCGGCTTCCCTGACAGTGTCGGTGTAAACAGTAGCTGTGTTGTTAGGATCACAGGGCACACTGTAGAAGTTACGTTGGTAGAACAGCGATTGAAGTCCGGAATGCTCAACGTGTCAGGGAGGGGAGAGGACGGGAGACGACTTTGGACAAACATGAACGTGAACCAGTACAACAGGGTATTACCCGGACCAGCTGCCGAAATAGTTATAGTCTACGATAACCATGATCAGAATGGGTCAAATCTGTGGATACGTGTTGCTG ATTCAGGCCAAATGACCATAACGATCAGCGGTGAAAGGCGGGATGCATCAACAATTAAAGCTACTG TTGCAGCCTCCATGATGACCGTGACATCTACGGGTGGACTTACTATTCACTCGACAGGGAACACAGCAACACAGAGGTCTTCCAAATCAACGATGGTATCAACAGCAGTTTCAACAACAGACAAAA GCAAATCAACAATGGCAGAAACAGTGACAGGTCACCCAAAAACAAGGACAACAGCCACGGCCCTGACTACTCCAAAATCTGCTACAG TAATCGCTACAAACATGACTACAAAGGATGGCAAAGCATCATTCGCAATCACACCAAGCCCTGAACCGG GAAGGATAATTTTGGTTGCTTCTGCTGTCTCAGGCTGTGTTGTCACAATCTTGATTGTCGTGATTGCCATTGCTCTTTGCAG GAAACATATGAAGAAGAGTCGTTCTCATGAAACTCCAGGAAAAGGTGATTTTAAAAGACCTTTAGAGCTCAGTCCCATGAATCCGGAAAAGCATCAGTATGGATTTGgacaaaatgaaacatgtaACCAGCATTCTGTGCTCGATCCAGAATTTGCAGCTGGAAATGGTGAACCCATTAACACAGAGCCTCGACACCGAGCTATGTGTTCTGGAAAAAATACGCAGGCTCTGTACGCAAATGCCGTGCCTTTGGGTTCTGCAGTAGACATGTACGACAACAGTAAACTTATAGTCATGAACAGCGAAGCCGACCCGAATGTTATAAGTGACCCTAATGGCAGCAGGGCTGACAGTGATCATCAAGGAATATGTGCTATCACTGAAAATGACTTATATCACGGAGGTTTTGCTGATCTTCGAGAGGCAATGGTTGACAATGTTGTCTATGATAAATTCGACCTTGTAAGAGACAAAGAATATGTACAGGACGAATCCGACACTTCTCCAAACAACACTATACAGGCtttaacaaatatttgtgaaatgatAGAAAATGATGTCTACGACGGAACTCCTCATGCTGCCAACGAGAATAATGAAGATGATTTGAATGATGGAGGATTGGAAACTAGCGAGGGAATGGTTGACAATGGACTCTATAATAAATTCGACTTTGACAGAACGAAGGACTCTCTTCTGGATGAATCCGACGCTTGTCTGAACCACGTTCAAGTGTCTTGGAAAGATGGTATGGTAGAAAACGATGTCTACGAACGGGGGCCTCCTCACCTTGATGATCCCGTTGGCAGCATGGCTGACACCGACAATCCTGTTGGTGATTTGAATGATTGGGGAGTCGAAACTAGCGAGGGAATGGTTGACAATGGACTCCATG